ATGCACCTCATCTTTCCATCTGAGTTTTCATTCTTTTAGCAACAAATGGCACTTACCCCTCTTCAAACAACCACCACCCAAGACCACTACACAATCTTCACCCCCCCCCTCCTGGAAACATACTGTCTCGTCTCACCCTCTCTCTTTGCTTACCAATAGTCCGTTCATTTCACTACACCACCAGCAACCCGCCAAACCGGGATCCCACTGTGGGGCACCCAACGGAAGTTCAGCCATACACTGAagggaaaaagaagagaaaacCCTAATTTAGGGCTTGGATTGGGAAGGTAAAGCCCTAATGTAGGGCTTTCCCTCTTTATACTTTTGTGAGAGCCCCAACGCTGTGTGGGGTGTGGGTGTTGGTGCCGTCCGTTTTCTATTATGTATGTGTCGCCGGTGGCGAGAGGCCTCGCAGTTTGTGGTGGTGTGTAAATGGGCCATTTTTGTCGTCTGAGACTCAAGCGACTGGCACCACTGTAACCGCCTGTGTCTATATACCTATATACCGCTCTCCTATGGTCGGGTTCTATTGAGAGATGGCCTGCTAATCCCATGGGAAAGCACGCCCTGGGGAGGGGGACGTGTCTCCTTGGGGGGCGATTCCGGGTAATCACTCCGTAGAAAGCGACAAATTTGCATTTTCAGCCCCCAATTTTGGGGGTTACCCTCGAGTCACGTGACCGCTGACGAATGGTATTCGGCCATTGGGGGGTTCACGCGTTCGAAAAGATTTAGCTTCCACCCTCTCGCCACACTTTCTCAACAATTCCAACCACTTTTTATGACTGTAAtttttgtgtgtgtgtgtgtttctCGTTGTATTGTTTCTGTGTAAGTGTGTGGTACCAACTTCTGTTGTTTAGGGTAACACTGACAACAACATTAGGGTTCGTGGTGTTGGAGTTAGGGTTTGGAGATAAACAAAAGAATCATTGCATTCAtctctgtctctcttttttctcaTTCACGTTAGTTCTCAAACACGTGCAGCCTGATTTCTAGTTTTAGCTTTTCTGCTTGTTGAAGACTTAGTGGGTTGATAAATAAGGGAAGtatctgttctttttgttttgtttttgacGCCTTTGTTGAGCCGCTCATTACTTTAAAAGGACTAGTTCAgttcctcttttttttcgtttattattattgtaTTTCACAAAatcaattcttcaaagtctattttattcaaaTTTCCTTCTTCCATCCTATAGAAAAAATATGACGCCATTATCTAACAAACGCACATTCTCAGAGGCGCTCAAGAATACCAGTTCACATGACTTGTTCGTTGTGCGCAATCTTAAAGAGAGCAAGCCGCCACTGAGCAGTCGTTGTCTGCCAAGAAAGACTGCCTTTGAGTTACCTAGTCCAGATACCAACTGCGATAGTGCAGAGAGTGACACTTCGATAAATATAGAAAGCGGCATACAGAGCTCGCCTTACAATGGCCAATCTCAGTTTGCCACTGCAAATGGTCTCTTCCCGAGAGATAATTCAACTGCTGCCCCCTTTTCAACGGATGAAGACGATGACGCCTTTGTGGACTCTTTCAATACAGTCCATGATTTGGAGAATTACAGATTCTCTGTGGAACGGAGGAGGACACTGTCTCGTCCAGGATCGTTTTCCATcccatcaagaagaaacgtCGTCTCAAAGACTGACTTGGTAGCCAGGGAAAGATGTTTCGACTACATTGTCCAATCCATAGATGAGGTATGGGCCAGGTACTGTGATACAACCGCATGTGCTGAGGCTGAAGCCTATGGTGACTGGAATACAatgaagagaagaaagcTGTCTTCCAGCTCCAGAAGCTGTCCTGAAATGTCTACCATGACATCGCTCGCATCTCTCTCTCACAAACCTCTCAGATTATCCGAAGGTGAAGAAAGCGAGGAATCCGATCAAGACGAAGCCAATAGCGGCTACAAGTCAGAGGGGACGAATATTACTGAGTACGAAACAGATTCAAGCGAATACCGTATGGTTTCGAAGTTGCCAGACTCTGTGAAATTAGAATCTCTTAAATGCAGATTAACCAAAGCCAAAAACTACTTGGAACAATTCTATGACTCGGACGACTATGCTGACTGTATCGCGTTCTGGAAACGCTGGGATATGATCAAATATAGTGCAGTCGAGGTTATggaggacgatgacgatgat
This sequence is a window from Huiozyma naganishii CBS 8797 chromosome 3, complete genome. Protein-coding genes within it:
- the KNAG0C00280 gene encoding uncharacterized protein (ancestral locus Anc_1.11) produces the protein MTPLSNKRTFSEALKNTSSHDLFVVRNLKESKPPLSSRCLPRKTAFELPSPDTNCDSAESDTSINIESGIQSSPYNGQSQFATANGLFPRDNSTAAPFSTDEDDDAFVDSFNTVHDLENYRFSVERRRTLSRPGSFSIPSRRNVVSKTDLVARERCFDYIVQSIDEVWARYCDTTACAEAEAYGDWNTMKRRKLSSSSRSCPEMSTMTSLASLSHKPLRLSEGEESEESDQDEANSGYKSEGTNITEYETDSSEYRMVSKLPDSVKLESLKCRLTKAKNYLEQFYDSDDYADCIAFWKRWDMIKYSAVEVMEDDDDDEVVEHALKELEEGRCFID